In Myripristis murdjan chromosome 5, fMyrMur1.1, whole genome shotgun sequence, the genomic stretch CCCACTcttacactctctctccccttgaAGTTGATTTTTTGCCCACCCTGAGGCAAAAGAAGGGAACAGGACTATCGCCAACAGACAGATCTCTCTCCCTGCAAACACTCTCACTCACCCTTTCAGATGCCTCtcgctaattttttttttctcacttcagGTTCACCCCTTGCCTTAACAGTTGTACTGCAGCTTCTTCCAgttggatttcttttttctttctttaagcTTCCtatattttgcttgtttcaggtctgtgtgtgactcttttccatttttggacattttttttggtaacttATGTCAGGCACAATGGCTCTGAGAGTGCTAAGTTCGGATGTGAAAAGTTCCCTGAGTGGGAGCGCGTTTTTCGACCACGGTTCTTTAGGGGAACAGGAACCCCCACCTCCAGTGCGTAGCTACCTTTGTTTGACTATTTTCACCTGCTTTTGTCCAGCATACCCCGTCAACATAGTGGCTTTGGTCTTCTCTATCATGGTAAGTGCAAacaatagaaaaagaaaaaaaagtgctatgCTGTGTAAAATACACCATTCACTAGTGCAATTGTTTGGTGTATTTATTGGTGTTGGATGGTGGGATATTAAACAATAGAATAATTATTAACATATGTTCAAAAATATCAAAGAAAATACCCCCTTTCCCCTATCTTTATTATTTCTCTAAAACTTGATAACCACAACAGTAACAGCAGGAAAAGTCATTTATGGCCTCAGCCTGTGCATGTAATGTGGCCACACTGATGTCATGTGATGTGGAAGGATGAAGTGTCATACAGTGTGAGTCATTAGATAGAGAAAGTATGTCAGAGAGTAGAAAATCTGTTCTTTCATCAGGGTGTTTAGTATGTACTGGTGACACAGTGTACTGACATGCTGGCTGacaggaggtgggggtgggagcGGATGTGCTGGACACTAAGATGTAACCCAGTCACATGCACCTGCTCTGCCCATCAAAGAAAGTCTCTTAGTCTtccagtttggaaaatgaaacaaaatttcCATGTTGCACATTTGTCccacagatagacacacacaggcagatatGAGCCAGACGACAAACCAGACTGTTAACACTGTCTTCTGTTTCAAGAATTACAGTTTAATGACTAGTTCTTGCCTTCACAACTGCTCAAAAGCATGTGACTACGCTTTACTGGTAAAAGCTGCAAAAGTTCAGTTAGTTAAAATAACTCATTTGGAGTCATTCATTTGGCGTTTCTTGTTTTGAGTCTGGTGAGAGTCAAAATGCATGCTCAGTcaaatgctttgaaaaaaaatcgtGAAGTGTCTGACAAGTGCCAAATGTCtgagtttcatttcaaatgaagtatttgtcctgttgtttttctcagtcCAGGAAGAGCTATGACCAGGGCGACTATGACGGGTCCAGGAGGTTGGGCAGGAACGCTCTTTATGTTGCTATTGCCTCCATCATCATTGGCCTCCTCGTCATCGCCATCTTCTGCACTGTCCAG encodes the following:
- the LOC115359810 gene encoding transmembrane protein 233-like, which codes for MALRVLSSDVKSSLSGSAFFDHGSLGEQEPPPPVRSYLCLTIFTCFCPAYPVNIVALVFSIMSRKSYDQGDYDGSRRLGRNALYVAIASIIIGLLVIAIFCTVQFTTVRHTEIYWMMDF